One part of the Streptomyces ferrugineus genome encodes these proteins:
- a CDS encoding helix-turn-helix transcriptional regulator yields the protein MDREYAQPLDVEALARGVHMSAGHLSREFRAAYGESPYGYLMTRRIERAMALLRRGDLSVTEVCFTVGCSSLGTFSTRFTELVGMSPSAYRRQEADATEGMPSCVAKQVTRPLRNRPAPFSLAAAVNGAVPVTEPRR from the coding sequence ATGGACCGGGAGTACGCGCAGCCGCTGGACGTCGAGGCGCTCGCCCGGGGCGTGCACATGTCGGCCGGGCACCTCAGCCGCGAGTTCCGGGCCGCCTACGGCGAGTCGCCCTACGGCTACCTGATGACACGGCGCATCGAGCGCGCGATGGCGCTGCTGCGCCGGGGCGACCTCAGCGTCACCGAGGTGTGCTTCACGGTGGGCTGTTCCTCACTGGGCACCTTCAGCACCCGGTTCACGGAGCTGGTCGGCATGTCGCCGAGTGCCTACCGGCGCCAGGAGGCGGACGCGACGGAAGGGATGCCGTCGTGTGTGGCGAAGCAGGTGACCAGACCGCTCAGGAACCGCCCGGCGCCGTTCAGCCTGGCGGCCGCGGTCAACGGAGCGGTGCCGGTCACCGAGCCCCGGCGGTAG
- the bla gene encoding class A beta-lactamase, whose amino-acid sequence MRAKETEILGRRTLLTAGTATAAALLTGAPAHATTDRLRELERQHGARLGVFAYNVRTKQTVAHRADERFPICSLFKPLAAAAVLRDLDRDGEVLAKRIHYTAADLVANSDKTEQNLATGMTVGELADVAIRFSDNTAGNLLLRELGGPTAITRFARSLGDPVTRLDRWETELNSAEPWRVTDTTSPRAIGRTYARLVLGNTLNRPDRDLLTHWLLNNTTSVNRFRAALPPTWAIADKTGGGSYGANNDVGIAWTEDGTPLVLAVQTTRPEQDADYDHALIVKATEFLAETLT is encoded by the coding sequence ATCCGAGCGAAGGAGACCGAGATCTTAGGCCGACGCACCCTGCTCACCGCAGGTACCGCCACCGCCGCAGCGCTCCTCACCGGCGCCCCCGCCCACGCCACCACCGACCGCCTCCGTGAACTGGAGCGGCAGCACGGCGCCCGTCTGGGCGTGTTCGCGTACAACGTCCGTACGAAGCAGACCGTCGCCCATCGCGCCGACGAGCGCTTCCCGATCTGCTCGCTGTTCAAGCCGCTGGCCGCCGCGGCGGTGCTGCGCGACCTGGACCGGGACGGCGAGGTGCTCGCCAAGCGGATCCACTACACGGCGGCCGACCTGGTGGCCAACTCCGACAAGACCGAGCAGAATCTGGCGACCGGCATGACCGTCGGCGAACTCGCCGACGTGGCTATCCGGTTCAGCGACAACACGGCGGGCAACCTCCTGCTGCGCGAGCTCGGCGGCCCCACCGCCATCACCCGCTTCGCCCGCTCGCTCGGCGACCCGGTGACCCGCCTCGACCGCTGGGAGACCGAGCTCAACTCGGCGGAGCCGTGGCGCGTCACGGACACCACGAGCCCGCGCGCGATCGGCCGCACCTACGCCCGTCTGGTCCTCGGCAACACCCTGAACCGACCCGACCGGGACCTCCTCACCCACTGGCTGCTGAACAACACCACCAGCGTCAACCGCTTCCGCGCGGCCCTGCCCCCGACCTGGGCGATCGCCGACAAGACCGGCGGCGGCTCCTACGGCGCCAACAACGACGTGGGCATCGCCTGGACCGAGGACGGCACGCCGCTCGTCCTGGCGGTCCAGACGACACGGCCCGAGCAGGACGCCGACTACGACCACGCCCTGATCGTGAAGGCCACCGAGTTCCTGGCGGAAACGCTCACCTGA
- a CDS encoding SCO2525 family SAM-dependent methyltransferase: protein MTQRSSGGVQLKNAEVSWAAFDPIAYVEHNYRDLQAEDAEILHMVRDHFGDHFQKQGGGPVSGIDVGAGANLYPALAMLPWCEEITLFERSPSNVDYLRSQVDSYDRNWDQFWHALCEHDAYNSLGVDPRERFGKVVSVEQGDLFDLARYERRWSMGTMFFVAESMTTSHQEFRLGVERFMRALAPGAPFAAAFMEHSKGYHAGEHFFPACDVGESEVRASLETFVGDVKVQRLESEAEVRDGYSGMIVAYGWRSNSDSIVPID from the coding sequence ATGACCCAGAGATCGTCGGGGGGCGTCCAGTTGAAGAACGCAGAGGTAAGCTGGGCGGCGTTCGACCCGATCGCCTACGTCGAGCACAACTACCGCGACTTACAGGCGGAGGACGCGGAGATCCTGCACATGGTGCGGGATCATTTCGGCGATCATTTCCAGAAGCAGGGCGGTGGCCCCGTTTCCGGTATCGACGTCGGCGCCGGTGCCAATCTCTATCCCGCACTCGCCATGCTGCCGTGGTGCGAGGAGATCACCCTCTTCGAGCGCTCGCCCTCGAACGTCGACTACCTCAGAAGTCAGGTCGACTCCTACGACCGCAACTGGGACCAGTTCTGGCACGCCCTGTGCGAGCACGACGCCTACAACTCCCTTGGTGTGGACCCGCGGGAGAGGTTCGGCAAGGTCGTCTCCGTCGAGCAGGGCGACCTCTTCGACCTCGCGCGGTACGAGCGGCGGTGGTCCATGGGGACCATGTTCTTCGTCGCCGAGTCGATGACCACGTCCCATCAGGAGTTCCGGCTCGGCGTCGAGCGCTTCATGCGCGCTCTGGCCCCCGGAGCTCCCTTTGCGGCGGCCTTCATGGAACATTCGAAGGGCTATCACGCGGGTGAGCATTTCTTCCCGGCATGTGACGTGGGAGAATCCGAGGTCCGTGCGAGTCTCGAGACGTTCGTGGGTGACGTCAAGGTGCAGCGGCTCGAATCCGAGGCCGAAGTACGCGACGGATATTCCGGAATGATCGTCGCCTACGGCTGGCGCAGTAATTCGGACTCGATCGTTCCGATCGACTGA
- a CDS encoding SigE family RNA polymerase sigma factor has translation MQAEQEAQFQEFVRARWSHLVRTAYLLTGDAHHAEDLTQTALAKAYRSWRRVARADNPEAYVRRMLVSCNSDRFRKRRVPEALTAAPPEQAGRDAGYAGVDERGALLRALARLPPKQRAVVVMRYWEDLSEAEVADVLGCSVGTVKSQASKGLAKLRAFPGLSRMTSSGQGGSR, from the coding sequence ATGCAGGCCGAACAAGAGGCCCAGTTCCAGGAGTTCGTCAGGGCGCGATGGTCCCATCTGGTGCGGACCGCGTATCTCCTCACCGGCGACGCGCACCACGCCGAGGACCTGACGCAGACGGCGCTGGCGAAGGCGTACCGCTCATGGCGGCGGGTGGCGCGTGCCGACAACCCGGAGGCGTACGTCCGGCGGATGCTGGTGAGCTGCAACAGCGACCGGTTCCGCAAGCGGCGGGTCCCCGAAGCGCTGACGGCCGCACCGCCCGAGCAGGCGGGGCGCGACGCGGGCTACGCGGGCGTGGACGAGCGCGGTGCGCTGCTCCGGGCGCTGGCCCGACTGCCGCCCAAGCAGCGGGCGGTGGTCGTCATGCGCTACTGGGAGGACCTGTCGGAGGCGGAGGTCGCCGATGTGCTCGGCTGCTCCGTCGGCACGGTCAAGAGCCAGGCGTCGAAGGGGCTGGCGAAGTTGCGTGCGTTTCCGGGGCTGTCCCGGATGACGTCGTCCGGGCAGGGAGGCAGCAGGTGA
- a CDS encoding VOC family protein, which translates to MDISIHASFLPHDDPDASLAFYRDALGFEVRTDVGQGKMRWITVGPVGQPGTSILLAPPTADPGITDDERRVIAEMMAKGTYGWILLATGDVDDTFEKVQASGAEVVQEPTDQPYGIRDCAFRDPAGNMVRIQERG; encoded by the coding sequence ATGGACATCAGCATTCACGCCAGCTTCCTTCCGCACGACGACCCGGACGCCTCCCTGGCCTTCTACCGCGACGCCCTCGGCTTCGAGGTCCGTACCGACGTCGGACAGGGCAAGATGCGCTGGATCACGGTCGGCCCCGTCGGCCAGCCCGGCACGTCCATCCTGCTCGCCCCGCCCACCGCCGACCCCGGCATCACCGACGACGAGCGCCGCGTCATCGCCGAGATGATGGCCAAGGGCACCTACGGCTGGATCCTGCTGGCCACCGGCGATGTCGACGACACCTTCGAGAAGGTGCAGGCCAGCGGCGCCGAGGTCGTCCAGGAACCCACCGACCAGCCGTACGGCATCCGCGACTGCGCCTTCCGCGACCCCGCGGGCAACATGGTCCGTATCCAGGAGCGGGGCTGA
- a CDS encoding alpha/beta hydrolase, whose translation MHQITKSAALIAAASGVVFGLVTPLTASASGAPAPLKWAECEGDGLDPRQRCTTVSVPMDYADPGGPRIDLAVSRIPSEKPSARRGALLLIAGGPGGSSLDDPSGKGQKLPQEVRDAYDLIGVAPRGNAPSAPVSCEVDRSELGVTTQRPWPAPDGSVAGTMAANRRIAEACARNGGELMKHISTKNNARDIDSVRAALGERRLSAWAVSYGTYVGAAYSELFPHRTDRIVLDSNQNPDPVRAQRAWLQAFEESVEDNFPEFAKWASAPGNPDRVAGTAAEVRRLFLRLAARLDREPIPWPGANPAELNGNVLRHTMLNSLYDPDDYPALAELMLAAQRGTVPPVPQSPPEAALQGYLAVGSATVCNDAAWPGSAAVYQKEVAESRAKYPLTAGMPRNALPCAVWPWQPKEAPLRVTDRGPSNILLVQNERDVATPPSSARKLRDALGRRAVMVTVNSTGHDSYLANGNACGDATVSRFLATGQRPARDLYCD comes from the coding sequence ATGCATCAGATCACGAAGAGTGCCGCCCTGATCGCCGCCGCCTCCGGAGTCGTCTTCGGACTCGTCACCCCGCTCACCGCGTCCGCCTCCGGCGCGCCCGCCCCGCTGAAGTGGGCCGAGTGCGAGGGCGACGGGCTCGATCCGCGCCAGCGGTGCACGACCGTGTCCGTGCCGATGGACTACGCCGACCCCGGCGGCCCGAGGATCGACCTCGCCGTCTCCCGTATCCCCAGCGAGAAGCCGTCCGCCCGGCGGGGCGCGCTGCTGCTGATCGCCGGCGGGCCCGGCGGGTCGAGCCTCGACGACCCCTCGGGCAAGGGGCAGAAGCTGCCTCAGGAGGTGCGGGACGCCTATGACCTGATCGGGGTCGCCCCACGGGGCAACGCCCCCTCGGCTCCGGTGAGTTGCGAGGTCGACCGCAGTGAACTCGGCGTCACGACACAGCGCCCCTGGCCCGCCCCGGACGGATCCGTCGCCGGGACCATGGCCGCCAACCGGCGCATCGCGGAAGCCTGCGCGCGCAACGGCGGTGAGCTGATGAAGCACATCAGCACCAAGAACAACGCCCGCGACATCGACAGCGTCCGAGCCGCCCTCGGAGAGCGCAGGCTGTCCGCCTGGGCCGTCTCCTACGGCACCTATGTCGGCGCCGCCTACAGCGAGCTGTTCCCGCACCGCACCGACCGCATCGTGCTGGACAGCAACCAGAACCCCGACCCCGTGCGGGCCCAGCGCGCCTGGCTCCAGGCGTTCGAGGAGAGCGTCGAGGACAACTTCCCCGAGTTCGCCAAGTGGGCGTCGGCGCCCGGCAATCCGGACCGGGTGGCCGGCACCGCCGCCGAGGTGCGCCGCCTGTTCCTGCGCCTCGCCGCCCGACTGGACCGCGAGCCGATCCCCTGGCCCGGCGCCAACCCGGCGGAGCTGAACGGCAACGTGCTGCGCCACACCATGCTGAACAGCCTCTACGACCCCGACGACTACCCGGCCCTGGCCGAGCTGATGCTGGCCGCTCAGCGGGGCACGGTGCCGCCCGTGCCGCAGAGCCCGCCGGAGGCCGCGCTGCAGGGCTACCTCGCGGTCGGTTCCGCCACCGTCTGCAACGACGCCGCCTGGCCCGGGTCGGCCGCCGTGTACCAGAAGGAGGTCGCCGAGAGCCGGGCGAAGTACCCGCTCACCGCGGGCATGCCGAGGAACGCGCTGCCGTGCGCCGTCTGGCCGTGGCAGCCGAAGGAGGCGCCGCTGCGGGTCACCGACCGCGGCCCGTCCAACATCCTGCTCGTCCAGAACGAACGGGACGTGGCCACCCCGCCGAGTAGCGCCCGCAAGCTGCGCGACGCCCTCGGCAGGCGGGCGGTCATGGTCACCGTGAACTCCACGGGGCACGACTCCTATCTGGCCAACGGCAACGCCTGCGGGGACGCGACCGTCTCCCGGTTCCTGGCGACCGGGCAGCGGCCGGCCCGGGACCTCTACTGCGACTGA
- a CDS encoding ATP-binding cassette domain-containing protein encodes MTEPHVADSHDLIRVHGARENNLKDVSIEIPKRRLTVFTGVSGSGKSSLVFDTIAAESQRLINETYSAFLQGFMPNLARPEVDVLDGLTTAITVDQQRMGSDPRSTVGTATDANAMLRILFSRLGEPHIGPPAAYSFNVASVSASGGLTVDRGADKTKTEKVTFSRTGGMCTHCEGRGRVSDIDLAQLFDDSKSLSEDPFTIPTYTGDGWVVRVIAESGFFDKDKPIRDYSKKERHDFLYREPTKVKINGVNLTYEGLIPKLQKTFLSKDRESMQPHIRAFVDRAVTFAECPECDGTRLSELARSSKIGKINIADACKMEIRDLAEWVRALDEPSVAPLLAKLQHSLDSFVEIGLGYLSLDRASGTLSGGEAQRTKMIRHLGSSLTDVTYVFDEPTIGLHPHDIQRMNNLLLRLRDKGNTVLVVEHKPETIAIADHVVDLGPGAGTAGGTVCFEGTLDGLRASDTVTGRHLDDRATLKDTVRKATGQLEIRGATANNLQGVDVDIPLGVLCVVTGVAGSGKSSLVHGSIPAPEGVVSVDQTPIRGSRRSNPATYTGLLEPIRKAFAKANGVKPALFSPNSAGACPTCNGAGVVYTDLAIMQSVATTCEDCEGKRFDASVLEYHLGGRDISEVLAMSVAEAEEFFRAGEARIPAAHKIVERMADVGLGYLTLGQPLTTLSGGERQRLKLAVHMADKGGVYVLDEPTTGLHLADVEQLLGLLDRLVDSGKSVIVIEHHQAVMAHADWIIDLGPGAGHDGGRIVFEGTPADLVAERSTLTGEHLAAYVGG; translated from the coding sequence ATGACCGAGCCGCACGTTGCCGACAGCCACGACCTGATCCGCGTGCACGGCGCCCGCGAGAACAACCTCAAGGACGTCAGCATCGAGATCCCGAAACGCCGGCTGACGGTGTTCACCGGTGTGTCCGGATCGGGCAAGAGCTCGCTCGTCTTCGACACCATCGCCGCCGAGTCGCAGCGGCTGATCAACGAGACCTACAGCGCGTTCCTCCAGGGCTTCATGCCGAATCTCGCGCGGCCCGAGGTGGACGTACTGGACGGCCTGACCACCGCGATCACCGTCGACCAGCAGCGCATGGGCTCCGACCCCCGCTCCACCGTCGGCACCGCCACCGACGCCAACGCGATGCTGCGCATCCTCTTCAGCCGGCTCGGCGAGCCGCACATCGGACCGCCCGCCGCGTACTCCTTCAACGTCGCCTCGGTCTCCGCGAGCGGCGGCCTCACCGTGGACCGTGGTGCCGACAAGACCAAGACCGAGAAGGTCACCTTCAGCCGCACCGGTGGCATGTGCACGCACTGCGAGGGGCGGGGGCGGGTCTCCGACATCGACCTCGCCCAGCTCTTCGACGACTCGAAGTCGCTGTCCGAGGATCCGTTCACCATCCCCACCTACACGGGGGACGGGTGGGTCGTGCGGGTCATCGCCGAGTCCGGGTTCTTCGACAAGGACAAGCCGATCCGGGACTACAGCAAGAAGGAGCGGCACGACTTCCTCTACCGCGAGCCCACCAAGGTGAAGATCAACGGGGTCAACCTCACCTATGAGGGACTGATCCCCAAGCTCCAGAAGACCTTCCTGTCCAAGGACCGCGAGTCGATGCAGCCGCACATACGGGCCTTCGTGGACCGCGCGGTCACCTTCGCCGAGTGTCCCGAGTGCGACGGCACCCGGCTCAGCGAGCTGGCCCGCTCCTCGAAGATCGGCAAGATCAACATCGCGGACGCCTGCAAGATGGAGATCCGCGACCTGGCCGAATGGGTCCGCGCGCTCGACGAGCCGTCGGTCGCGCCGCTGCTCGCCAAGCTTCAGCACTCCCTCGACTCGTTCGTGGAGATCGGGCTCGGCTATCTCTCCCTCGACCGGGCCTCCGGCACGCTCTCCGGCGGTGAGGCGCAGCGCACCAAGATGATCCGCCACCTCGGCTCCTCGCTCACGGACGTGACGTACGTCTTCGACGAGCCCACCATCGGTCTGCACCCGCACGACATCCAGCGCATGAACAACCTGCTGCTGCGGCTGCGCGACAAGGGCAACACCGTGCTGGTGGTGGAGCACAAGCCGGAGACGATCGCCATCGCCGACCATGTGGTGGACCTCGGCCCGGGCGCGGGCACGGCGGGCGGCACCGTCTGCTTCGAGGGCACCCTCGACGGGCTGCGGGCGAGCGACACCGTCACCGGACGCCACCTCGACGACCGGGCCACGCTCAAGGACACCGTCCGCAAGGCGACCGGGCAGCTGGAGATCCGCGGCGCCACCGCCAACAACCTCCAGGGCGTCGACGTCGACATCCCGCTCGGTGTGCTGTGCGTCGTCACCGGCGTCGCCGGCTCCGGCAAGAGCTCGCTCGTCCACGGCTCGATCCCGGCGCCGGAGGGTGTCGTCTCGGTCGACCAGACCCCGATCCGCGGCTCGCGGCGCAGCAACCCGGCGACGTACACCGGACTGCTCGAGCCGATCCGCAAGGCGTTCGCCAAGGCCAACGGCGTCAAGCCGGCCCTGTTCAGCCCCAACTCCGCGGGCGCCTGCCCCACCTGCAACGGCGCCGGGGTCGTCTACACCGATCTGGCGATCATGCAGAGCGTCGCCACCACCTGCGAGGACTGCGAGGGCAAGCGGTTCGACGCGTCGGTGCTGGAGTACCACCTCGGCGGGCGGGACATCAGCGAGGTGCTCGCGATGTCGGTGGCCGAGGCGGAGGAGTTCTTCCGCGCGGGCGAGGCGCGCATCCCGGCCGCGCACAAGATCGTCGAGCGGATGGCGGACGTCGGACTCGGCTACCTCACCCTGGGCCAGCCGCTGACCACGCTGTCCGGCGGTGAGCGCCAGCGGCTGAAGCTGGCCGTGCACATGGCCGACAAGGGCGGTGTCTACGTCCTCGACGAGCCGACGACGGGTCTGCACCTCGCCGACGTCGAGCAGCTGCTCGGCCTGCTGGACCGGCTGGTCGACTCCGGCAAGTCGGTCATCGTCATCGAGCACCACCAGGCCGTCATGGCGCACGCCGACTGGATCATCGACCTCGGGCCCGGCGCCGGTCACGACGGCGGCCGGATCGTGTTCGAGGGCACCCCCGCCGACCTCGTCGCCGAGCGCTCCACCCTCACCGGTGAGCACCTCGCGGCCTACGTCGGCGGCTGA
- a CDS encoding abortive phage infection protein: MENTKGISRARFLAGAAAVGLAGAVLPAGQAGATGGGRGLRHRGVVYTVGAGETPGTAWSAARMRRDIRVIRDELHADTVDVTGDGVDRLTATAAEAAERGLHVWLQPTLGDVPEREILDSIAECGRFAERLRRQGASVDFSVGCEFWLFVPGIVPGETVLDRVENLQKGTVDEARMQRRLARFTAKAAAVGRDVFHGRLSYAAAQDEEFEPVDWNLFDVVGIDYYSYHRQQADYIRELRRYQRWGKPLAITEFGTCAYVGAPETAGMGWNIVDYTKEPNEIKGDPVRSERTQAAYLIDLVEVFESMGLYAAMAFEFVTPDAPHRPDNPRYDLDLASYAITKPIKDRPDDPASDWHWEPKEAFHALARRYRRCAQSQ; encoded by the coding sequence ATGGAGAACACCAAGGGGATCAGCCGGGCACGTTTTCTCGCGGGGGCGGCGGCCGTCGGACTGGCGGGGGCGGTGCTGCCCGCGGGGCAGGCGGGGGCGACCGGGGGAGGGCGAGGGCTGCGGCACCGGGGCGTCGTCTACACCGTCGGCGCGGGGGAGACGCCCGGCACCGCGTGGAGCGCGGCCCGGATGCGCCGGGACATCCGCGTCATCCGCGACGAGCTGCACGCCGACACGGTCGACGTCACCGGCGACGGCGTCGACCGCCTCACCGCCACCGCCGCCGAGGCCGCCGAACGCGGGCTGCACGTCTGGCTCCAGCCGACCCTCGGGGACGTGCCGGAGCGGGAGATCCTGGACTCGATCGCCGAGTGCGGCCGGTTCGCGGAGCGGCTGCGCCGGCAGGGCGCGAGTGTCGACTTCAGCGTGGGCTGCGAGTTCTGGCTGTTCGTGCCGGGGATCGTCCCGGGCGAGACGGTCCTGGACCGCGTCGAGAACCTCCAGAAGGGCACCGTCGACGAGGCGAGGATGCAGCGCCGCCTGGCTCGCTTCACCGCGAAGGCGGCGGCGGTCGGCCGCGACGTCTTCCACGGCCGCCTCAGCTACGCCGCCGCCCAGGACGAGGAGTTCGAGCCGGTCGACTGGAACCTCTTCGACGTCGTGGGCATCGACTACTACTCGTACCATCGTCAACAGGCCGACTACATCCGTGAGTTGCGCCGCTATCAGCGTTGGGGCAAGCCTCTGGCCATCACCGAGTTCGGCACCTGCGCCTACGTCGGCGCCCCCGAGACGGCCGGCATGGGCTGGAACATCGTCGACTACACGAAGGAGCCCAACGAGATCAAGGGCGACCCGGTGCGCAGCGAGCGCACCCAGGCCGCCTACCTGATCGATCTCGTGGAGGTGTTCGAGTCGATGGGCCTCTACGCGGCGATGGCCTTCGAGTTCGTCACCCCGGACGCCCCGCACCGCCCCGACAACCCCCGCTACGACCTGGACCTGGCGAGCTACGCCATCACCAAGCCGATCAAGGACCGGCCGGACGACCCGGCGTCGGACTGGCACTGGGAGCCGAAGGAGGCGTTCCACGCGCTGGCCCGGCGGTACCGCAGGTGCGCTCAGTCGCAGTAG
- a CDS encoding SCO2524 family protein: MQIKPRQHLLDIWQGIARHSFDGGEWEWGEWGGESSVADAERLLCLLYPATEIPAFRLDDPDTTQEDVQQALKKAGGRLDLPVNIVTAASEFMRRHTDDKRPTFYGGSYFGSADPTRELTEEQRQVGVVDSFSMSITLCLAILGFLKVYETRTRRTDVQETIAELRQATSNRLTAAMVSLLRSFVVNVFDTDAPQGRTLTELLGQGRMSQRQVLNKFQNRFRALRAALVESVFLGIDVQEGLKDESQLFECGWAWSAVQGSPEVETSEPIGPQPDGIAKDVPYLYFTVVALDGIQDLFSDRTLTLGLLNTEQQRLAEALRLRWELTQQYWSRIARFDDERWPLEDIPWRTTGQRLESEYFSLSVAAILVHDLMRRRATDDDLTRTVGIMERLAERGRITSRMTQDDPMVHQLHNVGVALPLQGSERLGPPMTWSMTDFSAQLLKRTVQLCTLSRNLASHDRLLRLAEDIFDHMWRRRIRDGEGVGLWDNVHAAYPEAEIHKRRVPVSWSITERVTEVMVQAHDMYRQPPIRSLELTELARALLSESAHLLGNEQMEPAPSGDGRHGMQLRNIEVKLRRARSLVDEQPGTAYALTLDVLGQLDSLARAREAADRGV, encoded by the coding sequence ATGCAGATCAAGCCACGCCAGCATCTGCTGGACATCTGGCAGGGAATCGCCCGCCACTCTTTCGACGGGGGAGAGTGGGAGTGGGGCGAATGGGGCGGAGAGAGCAGTGTGGCCGACGCCGAGCGGCTGCTCTGCCTGCTGTACCCGGCGACCGAGATCCCCGCGTTCCGGCTCGACGATCCCGACACCACCCAGGAGGACGTCCAACAGGCCCTGAAGAAGGCGGGCGGTCGGCTGGACCTCCCGGTCAACATCGTCACGGCCGCGAGCGAGTTCATGCGCCGGCACACCGACGACAAGAGGCCCACCTTCTACGGGGGTTCCTACTTCGGCTCGGCCGACCCGACCAGGGAGCTCACCGAGGAACAGCGCCAGGTCGGCGTGGTCGACTCCTTCTCCATGTCGATCACCCTGTGCCTGGCCATCCTCGGCTTCCTCAAGGTCTACGAGACCCGGACCCGGCGCACCGACGTCCAGGAGACCATCGCCGAACTGCGCCAGGCCACCAGCAACCGGCTCACCGCCGCCATGGTGAGCCTGCTGCGCTCCTTCGTCGTCAACGTCTTCGACACCGACGCCCCCCAGGGCCGTACCCTCACCGAACTCCTCGGCCAGGGGCGGATGTCGCAGCGGCAGGTGCTGAACAAGTTCCAGAACCGCTTCCGCGCGCTGCGCGCGGCGCTGGTCGAGAGCGTCTTCCTCGGCATCGACGTCCAGGAAGGCCTCAAGGACGAGAGCCAGCTCTTCGAGTGCGGCTGGGCATGGAGCGCGGTGCAGGGCTCCCCCGAGGTCGAGACCAGCGAACCCATCGGGCCGCAGCCCGACGGCATCGCCAAGGACGTGCCGTACCTGTACTTCACGGTGGTCGCCCTCGACGGTATCCAGGACCTGTTCTCCGACCGCACCCTCACCCTCGGCCTGCTCAACACCGAACAGCAAAGGCTCGCCGAGGCGCTGCGACTGCGGTGGGAGCTGACCCAGCAGTACTGGTCCCGCATCGCCCGCTTCGACGACGAGCGCTGGCCCCTGGAGGACATTCCCTGGCGTACGACGGGACAGCGGCTGGAGTCCGAGTACTTCTCCCTCTCCGTCGCCGCCATCCTCGTGCACGACCTGATGCGCCGCCGGGCCACCGACGACGACCTGACCCGCACCGTCGGCATCATGGAGCGCCTCGCCGAGCGCGGCCGCATCACCAGCCGCATGACCCAGGACGACCCGATGGTGCACCAGCTGCACAACGTCGGCGTCGCCCTGCCGTTGCAGGGCAGCGAGCGGCTCGGCCCGCCCATGACCTGGTCCATGACCGACTTCTCCGCCCAGCTGCTGAAGCGCACCGTCCAGCTGTGCACCCTCTCGCGCAACCTCGCCTCGCACGACCGGCTGCTCAGACTGGCCGAGGACATCTTCGACCACATGTGGCGCCGGCGCATCCGCGACGGCGAGGGCGTCGGACTGTGGGACAACGTCCACGCCGCCTACCCCGAGGCGGAGATCCACAAGCGGCGCGTCCCGGTGTCGTGGAGCATCACCGAGCGGGTCACCGAGGTGATGGTCCAGGCCCACGACATGTACCGCCAGCCACCGATCCGCAGCCTCGAACTGACCGAACTGGCAAGGGCGTTGCTCAGCGAGTCCGCCCACCTCCTGGGCAACGAACAGATGGAACCCGCGCCCTCCGGCGACGGCCGGCACGGGATGCAGCTCAGAAACATCGAGGTCAAGTTGCGCCGCGCCCGCAGCCTCGTGGACGAACAGCCGGGTACGGCCTACGCGTTGACGCTCGACGTGCTGGGACAGCTCGACTCGCTCGCCCGCGCCCGCGAAGCCGCGGACCGGGGAGTGTGA
- a CDS encoding GNAT family N-acetyltransferase: protein MAVPEERFPVLGGRSDQAFFADSDDRPLTMRGVTDTDLPELLRVDREVFPDDPYPYFVLRQHLDVHGDRILVLDDGECLHGYVLFVTTSDGYVCWVLSLAVSADRRGRGLGKRLMLEVLRELRRKRVHEVRLTVEPENAAAIMLYRSLGFAAEGGVRRNYLGPGEDRLIMVLGLA, encoded by the coding sequence ATGGCTGTGCCGGAGGAACGTTTCCCTGTTCTGGGTGGCCGCTCCGACCAGGCGTTCTTCGCCGACAGCGACGATCGCCCACTGACCATGAGGGGCGTCACGGACACGGACCTGCCCGAGCTGCTCCGCGTGGACAGGGAGGTCTTCCCGGACGATCCGTACCCGTACTTCGTGCTGCGCCAGCACCTCGACGTGCACGGCGACCGGATCCTCGTCCTCGACGACGGCGAGTGCCTGCACGGCTATGTCCTGTTCGTGACCACCTCGGACGGCTATGTGTGCTGGGTGCTGAGCCTGGCCGTCAGCGCCGACCGGCGAGGGCGGGGGCTGGGCAAGCGGCTGATGCTGGAGGTGCTGCGGGAACTGCGCCGGAAGCGGGTGCATGAGGTGCGGCTGACCGTCGAGCCGGAGAACGCCGCGGCGATCATGCTGTACCGGTCCCTGGGGTTCGCCGCCGAGGGAGGCGTGCGCCGGAACTATCTCGGCCCCGGGGAGGACCGGCTCATCATGGTGCTGGGGCTGGCCTAG